A genome region from Pyramidobacter piscolens W5455 includes the following:
- a CDS encoding DUF4376 domain-containing protein, whose translation MIGTKFYKNAWTDQTAEQYAAAAEWCNTHGARIEDKGDCYEVVAIPEPTLDELKSAKRTEILAARDAAVREGATWQGHPIWTDGDAQRLALSVMAAPTLAAAVGSPETVPYPTWTCKDGFVIQLDEAYATDLCLTIQTYVTAMYNTAAELLTQVDAAQSAEDVAAIVWMEGA comes from the coding sequence ATGATCGGCACGAAATTTTATAAAAACGCTTGGACTGATCAGACGGCGGAGCAGTATGCGGCCGCGGCGGAGTGGTGCAACACTCACGGCGCGCGGATCGAGGACAAAGGCGACTGTTACGAGGTCGTTGCGATTCCCGAACCGACGCTGGACGAGCTGAAATCCGCCAAGCGCACGGAGATCCTCGCCGCGCGCGACGCCGCCGTCCGCGAGGGCGCGACGTGGCAGGGACACCCGATCTGGACCGACGGCGACGCGCAGCGCCTCGCCCTGTCGGTCATGGCCGCGCCGACGCTGGCAGCCGCCGTCGGCAGTCCCGAGACGGTGCCGTATCCGACGTGGACGTGCAAGGACGGTTTTGTGATCCAGCTGGACGAGGCCTATGCGACGGATCTCTGCCTGACGATCCAGACCTACGTGACGGCCATGTACAACACGGCGGCGGAACTGCTGACGCAGGTGGACGCCGCGCAGAGCGCGGAGGATGTGGCCGCGATCGTCTGGATGGAGGGCGCTTGA
- a CDS encoding type II toxin-antitoxin system YafQ family toxin, which produces MTYRVKTTRQFDRDVARLMRSGYDIGLLRAAVELLAEGKPLPAKYRDHPLRGDKKGFRDCHIAPDWLLLYLRRKNELVLVLQRTGTHSEILE; this is translated from the coding sequence ATGACGTACCGCGTCAAAACCACGCGGCAATTCGACCGCGACGTGGCGCGCCTCATGCGCAGCGGCTACGACATAGGGCTGTTGCGCGCCGCCGTCGAACTGCTGGCCGAGGGCAAACCGCTGCCGGCGAAGTACCGCGATCATCCGCTGCGCGGCGACAAAAAAGGATTCCGCGACTGCCACATCGCGCCGGATTGGCTGCTTCTGTACCTGCGCCGGAAAAACGAACTCGTGCTCGTTCTTCAACGCACCGGCACGCACAGCGAAATACTCGAATGA
- a CDS encoding type II toxin-antitoxin system RelB/DinJ family antitoxin, with protein MPQTSINIRMDEELKNDFNDLTEQLGLSMSAAFTIFAKTAVREQRIPFPLGLPRPNAETLAAMEEAERIADDPNAPFYNSAKELFEAKGWK; from the coding sequence ATGCCTCAGACTTCGATCAACATCCGTATGGACGAAGAACTGAAAAACGATTTCAACGACTTGACCGAGCAGCTTGGGCTGTCGATGTCGGCGGCGTTCACCATTTTCGCCAAGACCGCCGTGCGCGAACAGCGCATTCCGTTTCCCCTCGGGCTGCCGCGCCCGAACGCCGAAACTCTGGCGGCCATGGAGGAAGCGGAGCGCATCGCCGACGATCCCAACGCGCCGTTCTACAACAGCGCCAAGGAGCTGTTCGAGGCCAAAGGCTGGAAATGA
- a CDS encoding YcbK family protein produces the protein MAREMLSPHFAKDECVCRCGCGLCNVTPRLLALAEKVRDLLGEPMIVTSVCRCRDHNAKVGGSPRSKHVNGRAMDFKTRSDPQAVYDAIVRTWENGELSELGGVGIYDWGIHIDTEKAPDGHLRRWDLRKG, from the coding sequence ATGGCACGGGAAATGTTGTCGCCGCATTTTGCGAAAGACGAATGCGTGTGCCGCTGCGGCTGCGGACTGTGCAACGTGACGCCGCGGCTGCTGGCGCTGGCGGAAAAGGTGCGCGACCTGTTGGGAGAGCCGATGATCGTGACGTCGGTATGCCGATGCCGCGATCATAACGCGAAAGTCGGCGGCAGCCCGCGAAGCAAACACGTGAACGGGCGCGCGATGGACTTCAAGACGCGGAGCGATCCGCAGGCGGTTTACGACGCCATCGTCCGCACCTGGGAGAACGGCGAGCTTTCGGAGCTGGGCGGTGTCGGAATTTACGACTGGGGCATCCACATCGACACGGAAAAGGCCCCGGATGGGCATCTGAGGCGCTGGGACTTGAGAAAGGGATAG
- a CDS encoding phage holin family protein, whose protein sequence is MHGEEQHEKTLIDLMMTGCIGAALAMIFQGVRASREHLGEPFNGWRFTVGLTSAGALGAMTAWGLDELGVSDQLSAMIIAMLGYVGGPLLDIMYIEVQETLQAAFDGLQKWLNEGKWDRHDHE, encoded by the coding sequence ATGCACGGAGAGGAACAGCATGAAAAGACGCTGATCGATCTGATGATGACCGGCTGCATAGGGGCTGCGCTGGCCATGATTTTCCAGGGTGTGCGCGCCAGCCGGGAACATCTCGGAGAACCATTTAACGGCTGGCGTTTTACCGTCGGCTTGACGAGCGCCGGGGCGTTGGGCGCCATGACGGCGTGGGGATTGGACGAGCTTGGTGTCAGCGACCAGCTGAGCGCCATGATCATCGCCATGCTGGGCTACGTTGGAGGCCCGCTGCTGGATATTATGTATATCGAAGTGCAGGAAACGCTGCAGGCCGCGTTTGACGGCCTGCAAAAATGGCTGAACGAAGGGAAGTGGGACCGGCATGATCATGAATAA
- a CDS encoding transposase, which translates to MNKLFEIVPGKTNRRWLFALAAVVVAAVLTIWYWRGYRGHGETDAVIGRLRESAATAERRADAIIDATARREVTARETTRKKTADLPADKLCDALSAMLADYRADY; encoded by the coding sequence ATGAATAAACTCTTTGAGATCGTGCCCGGTAAAACGAACCGCCGCTGGCTGTTTGCGCTGGCGGCGGTCGTCGTTGCCGCTGTGCTGACGATATGGTACTGGCGAGGATATCGCGGCCATGGAGAGACGGACGCCGTGATCGGCCGCCTGCGCGAGAGCGCCGCCACCGCAGAGCGCCGGGCGGACGCCATCATTGACGCGACGGCACGGAGGGAGGTGACCGCCCGTGAAACGACTCGTAAAAAGACCGCTGATCTACCTGCTGATAAGCTCTGTGACGCTCTCAGTGCTATGCTCGCCGACTATCGCGCAGACTACTGA
- a CDS encoding chemotaxis protein translates to MKRLVKRPLIYLLISSVTLSVLCSPTIAQTTEHIAPVRKMVDVRRVAGGYLLSESAMRDTVAGWSSDRESVRVLRRGLEDLRAEIAAQAEDTRRLVSDLKRELERERAAYNAKIRRAKGQGLLYGVLIGSIGIMIAK, encoded by the coding sequence GTGAAACGACTCGTAAAAAGACCGCTGATCTACCTGCTGATAAGCTCTGTGACGCTCTCAGTGCTATGCTCGCCGACTATCGCGCAGACTACTGAGCATATTGCGCCCGTCCGCAAGATGGTCGACGTTCGGCGCGTCGCCGGCGGCTATTTACTCTCCGAGAGTGCCATGCGCGACACGGTGGCAGGCTGGAGCTCCGATCGTGAATCCGTCCGCGTGCTGCGGCGGGGACTGGAAGATCTTCGGGCGGAGATCGCCGCGCAGGCCGAGGACACGCGGCGCTTGGTCAGCGACCTGAAACGGGAGTTGGAACGAGAGCGCGCCGCCTACAACGCCAAGATCAGGCGCGCCAAAGGTCAAGGACTGCTGTACGGCGTTCTGATCGGCTCGATAGGAATAATGATCGCAAAATGA
- the citX gene encoding citrate lyase holo-[acyl-carrier protein] synthase, which produces MDVERILGENGISLAQMLAARERRAARQRDMLRGGGKSLISYTLNMPGEIKQFPLAQSFFRHGLARLERHLARRGVSVVKKECRFESTGSEAMLLTDGAPADVKSLTVALEVSSPASRLYDMDVLAPDGTKISREALGLPPRRCVICGRAAMDCAPRRIHPARELACAAVKLMYDEAVGRFADTVANAAQRALLYEVCVSPKPGLVDRFNSGSHRDMDLFKFVDSASALAPYFRRCAALGAEAAEQEPERLFQALRLPGMEAEAAMLEATGGVNAHKGVIFSVGVVCAARGWLWGRGEPAAAERLAGAARKMLAGLKDEFPPQGQSAGEKIFRESGVTGIRGEAAAGFPAVLECGLPVFERLLAENLPLNDAAAVTLLHLIGAADDTNMIRRSSLPRFREVQRQIERLLDGTTVPSMTDIARLDRQFVAENLSPGGSADLLALTLLLHFMRDFENEKAPWLSES; this is translated from the coding sequence ATGGACGTTGAGCGGATTCTCGGAGAAAACGGCATTTCTCTTGCGCAGATGCTGGCGGCGCGCGAGCGGCGGGCGGCGCGTCAGCGGGACATGCTGCGCGGCGGCGGAAAAAGTCTGATCAGTTATACGCTGAACATGCCGGGCGAGATCAAGCAGTTTCCTCTGGCGCAGTCGTTTTTCCGACACGGGCTGGCGCGGCTGGAGCGGCATCTGGCGCGGCGCGGCGTTTCCGTTGTCAAAAAAGAATGCCGCTTCGAGTCGACGGGCAGCGAAGCCATGCTCTTGACCGACGGCGCGCCGGCAGACGTCAAAAGCCTGACTGTCGCGCTTGAGGTCAGTTCGCCTGCGTCGCGGCTCTACGATATGGACGTGCTGGCGCCCGACGGAACGAAAATTTCCCGTGAAGCTTTGGGCTTGCCGCCGCGCCGGTGCGTGATCTGCGGGCGCGCCGCGATGGACTGCGCGCCGCGCCGGATCCATCCGGCGCGGGAGCTGGCCTGTGCCGCTGTGAAGCTGATGTACGACGAAGCGGTCGGCCGTTTCGCCGATACGGTCGCGAACGCGGCCCAGCGGGCGCTGCTGTACGAGGTCTGCGTTTCGCCCAAGCCGGGGCTGGTGGATCGCTTCAACTCGGGATCGCATCGCGATATGGACCTTTTCAAGTTTGTGGACAGCGCCAGCGCGCTGGCGCCGTATTTCCGCCGCTGCGCCGCGCTGGGGGCGGAAGCGGCCGAACAGGAGCCGGAACGACTTTTTCAGGCGCTGCGACTGCCGGGAATGGAGGCCGAAGCGGCCATGCTGGAAGCGACCGGCGGCGTCAACGCGCACAAGGGCGTGATCTTCTCCGTCGGCGTGGTCTGCGCGGCCCGCGGCTGGCTATGGGGGCGCGGAGAACCAGCCGCGGCGGAGCGGTTAGCCGGCGCGGCGCGGAAGATGCTTGCGGGCCTGAAGGATGAGTTTCCTCCACAGGGGCAGTCCGCGGGCGAGAAAATTTTTCGCGAAAGCGGCGTCACGGGAATTCGCGGCGAGGCGGCGGCCGGCTTCCCCGCGGTGCTTGAATGCGGGCTGCCGGTTTTCGAGCGGCTGTTGGCGGAGAACCTGCCGTTGAACGACGCCGCGGCGGTGACTTTGCTGCATCTGATTGGCGCCGCGGACGACACGAACATGATCCGACGCTCCAGCCTGCCCCGTTTTCGGGAAGTGCAGCGCCAGATCGAACGTCTGCTGGACGGGACAACTGTGCCGAGCATGACGGACATCGCCCGGCTCGACCGCCAGTTCGTCGCGGAGAACCTCAGTCCCGGCGGCAGCGCCGATTTGCTGGCGCTGACGCTGCTGTTGCATTTCATGCGGGATTTCGAGAATGAAAAAGCGCCGTGGCTGAGTGAGAGCTAA
- the amrA gene encoding AmmeMemoRadiSam system protein A, protein MAILGAFAVPHPPVILPEIGRGEEKKIQATIDAYREAARRAAALKPDVLIVLSPHAVMYRDYFHISPGRQARGSFAAFGRPDAACDVSYDGELVEAIGAEAAASGIPAGKKGERRPELDHGTMIPLRFFCQSCGGLPIVRIGLSGLPLLEHYNFGTAIARAAERLGRRPVVVASGDLSHKLKADGPYGFAPEGPEFDRRIMEIFSSGDFGAMLEFNPVFCEKAAECGLRSFVIMAGAFDGYDVESEILSYEGPFGVGYGVACFAPRAVDEGRRFERSFLQRERETLRQTAAREDAYVKLARLSLEHYVKSGRVAGLPDGLPEELTKRRAGVFVSVTIAGELRGCIGTIEPTRSSVAEEILYNAVSAGTRDPRFAPVTEAELPRLVYDVDVLSPAEPAAKDDLDVRRYGVIVSSGRRKGLLLPDLDGVDTVERQLDIALRKAGIGRGENYSLQRFEVVRHR, encoded by the coding sequence GTGGCAATTCTTGGAGCTTTTGCGGTGCCTCACCCGCCGGTGATCCTTCCGGAAATCGGACGCGGAGAGGAGAAGAAAATCCAGGCTACCATCGACGCCTATCGTGAAGCGGCCCGCCGGGCCGCGGCGCTGAAGCCCGACGTTCTGATCGTCCTGTCGCCTCATGCCGTCATGTACCGGGATTATTTTCACATTTCGCCGGGGCGGCAGGCGCGCGGAAGCTTCGCGGCGTTCGGCCGGCCCGACGCGGCGTGCGACGTTTCCTATGACGGCGAACTGGTGGAAGCGATCGGGGCTGAAGCGGCGGCATCCGGGATCCCCGCCGGAAAAAAGGGCGAACGCCGCCCCGAACTCGATCATGGCACAATGATTCCATTGCGGTTCTTTTGTCAGTCGTGCGGCGGGCTCCCCATCGTCCGCATCGGCCTTTCGGGGCTGCCGTTGCTCGAACATTACAATTTCGGCACGGCGATCGCCCGCGCGGCGGAGCGCCTCGGGCGCAGGCCCGTCGTCGTCGCCAGCGGCGACCTGTCGCACAAACTGAAAGCCGACGGCCCCTATGGCTTTGCGCCGGAAGGGCCCGAGTTCGATCGGCGGATCATGGAGATTTTTTCGTCGGGCGACTTCGGCGCGATGCTCGAGTTCAATCCCGTCTTCTGCGAAAAGGCGGCGGAATGCGGGCTGCGTTCTTTCGTCATCATGGCTGGGGCCTTCGACGGCTACGACGTCGAGAGCGAGATCCTGAGTTACGAGGGACCGTTTGGCGTCGGCTATGGCGTGGCCTGCTTCGCTCCTCGCGCCGTCGATGAAGGCCGGCGTTTTGAGCGGTCGTTTTTGCAGCGGGAACGGGAAACGCTGCGGCAGACCGCCGCGCGTGAAGACGCCTATGTAAAGCTGGCGCGGCTGAGTCTGGAACATTATGTGAAGAGCGGGCGCGTGGCCGGGCTCCCTGACGGTCTGCCGGAAGAGCTGACGAAGCGTCGCGCCGGCGTCTTCGTCTCCGTCACGATCGCCGGCGAACTGCGCGGCTGCATCGGCACGATCGAGCCGACCAGAAGTTCCGTCGCCGAGGAGATCCTTTATAACGCGGTTTCCGCAGGAACGCGCGATCCGCGCTTCGCGCCCGTAACCGAAGCGGAGCTGCCGAGACTCGTTTACGACGTAGACGTGCTTTCGCCTGCCGAGCCGGCGGCGAAAGACGATCTTGACGTCAGGCGCTACGGCGTGATCGTCAGCAGCGGGCGCCGTAAAGGGTTGCTGCTACCCGACCTCGACGGCGTCGATACCGTCGAGCGTCAGCTGGACATCGCGCTTCGCAAGGCCGGCATCGGGCGCGGCGAAAATTATTCGCTTCAGCGCTTCGAGGTCGTGCGTCATCGATGA
- the amrS gene encoding AmmeMemoRadiSam system radical SAM enzyme has product MKRCQLCFHRCALEEGQRGICRARVCRGGRIVEENYGRITSLALDPIEKKPLRHFYPGSFILSVGSYGCNLRCPFCQNDSIAMSDGSGLAARRAEPVRLAELAGELRARGNIGLAYTYNEPTVSYDFVVDCARLIHERQMKNVLVTNGSLLSEPLRGLLPLIDAMNVDLKGFTEAYYRWLGGDLETVKNFIRRAVEFGCHVEVTTLVVPGKNDGDDEVERLAAWLASLDRDLPLHLSRFFPRYKVQDRPPTPVARIYRLAELARRHLTYVYEGNC; this is encoded by the coding sequence ATGAAACGCTGCCAGCTGTGTTTCCATCGCTGCGCGCTGGAGGAAGGCCAGCGCGGCATCTGCCGCGCCAGAGTGTGCCGCGGCGGGCGCATCGTCGAGGAGAATTACGGCCGGATCACCTCGCTGGCCCTGGACCCGATCGAGAAAAAGCCTTTGCGGCATTTTTACCCCGGCAGTTTTATCTTGTCGGTCGGAAGCTACGGCTGTAACTTGCGCTGTCCCTTTTGCCAGAACGATTCCATTGCCATGTCCGATGGAAGCGGCCTTGCCGCGCGGCGCGCCGAACCCGTTCGGCTGGCGGAATTGGCCGGGGAACTGCGAGCCCGCGGAAACATCGGCTTGGCGTATACCTACAACGAGCCCACGGTCAGCTATGATTTTGTCGTCGATTGCGCGCGCCTGATCCATGAACGGCAGATGAAAAACGTCCTGGTCACGAACGGTTCGCTGCTTTCCGAGCCGCTGCGGGGGCTTTTGCCGCTGATCGACGCCATGAACGTGGATCTGAAGGGATTTACCGAGGCATATTACCGCTGGCTGGGCGGCGATCTGGAAACGGTGAAGAATTTCATCCGCCGTGCCGTTGAATTCGGCTGTCACGTCGAGGTGACGACGCTGGTCGTGCCCGGAAAGAACGACGGCGACGATGAAGTCGAGCGGCTGGCGGCCTGGCTGGCGTCGCTTGACCGCGATCTGCCGCTGCATCTCTCGCGGTTTTTTCCGCGTTATAAAGTTCAGGATAGGCCGCCGACGCCGGTCGCACGGATTTACCGTCTGGCGGAACTTGCCCGCCGGCACCTGACGTACGTTTATGAAGGAAATTGCTGA